One Carassius auratus strain Wakin chromosome 44, ASM336829v1, whole genome shotgun sequence genomic window carries:
- the LOC113062246 gene encoding peptide-N(4)-(N-acetyl-beta-glucosaminyl)asparagine amidase isoform X2: MLSCLIIGTGGLFCLNPNEDKYRSIRIGNPTFSTKLLPVKGAVECLFEMGFEEAETHLVFPKSASVERLKQVRETIASERDQRLGASKAASSQQSARVPPSPAPPPPPPSASSAGSASAAAVPTPAPAALPFTSSSVTFLRTLQSNLQHVLIYESPELQQKALNCIPHELLRTRAKERLKQAKDADPACTLGEEDMLVLDLLQWFKGDFFSWVDNLPCSRCGGATQPSGPLPPSSDDLRWDAGRVENHFCHTCQLSTRFPRYNHPEKLLETRKGRCGEWANCFTLLCRALGLEARYIWDSTDHVWTEVYSQSQQRWLHCDPCENTCDKPLLYEVGWGKKLSYILAFSKDQVVDVTWRYSCKHPEVLSRRTQVQEIWLLHKLNGLNATRQRSLGAERKQQLLQRLLVELVEFISPKTSKSGELGGRISGSLAWRVARGESGARNTEVDAQECVFIPTESEKEKKLFHISYNVIKNCYFRQSNGQETIPGWQRGAWRTENMFRKEEQDWQMVYLARTEGSSSGRISWKFNCAPVGMKIKSASVRAFSQTFHSGSIRWSLRSAETTIEFPGDGELHSSSSLSGGKELIVEAELTGGEGEVSWQHAQLFRQSLKDTEKVLFEILVEMEES, from the exons ATGTTGTCATGCCTGATTATTGGAACCGGCGGTCTCTTCTGTCT AAACCCAAATGAGGATAAATACAGATCAATCCGTATCGGAAACCCAACATTTTCCACGAAGCTTCTGCCTGTCAAAGGAGCAGTTGAATGTCTCTTTGAGATGGGATTTGAGGAG GCTGAAACCCACCTGGTGTTTCCTAAGTCTGCATCTGTGGAGAGGCTGAAGCAGGTGCGGGAGACAATTGCATCTGAAAGGGACCAGAGACTTGGTGCGAGTAAAGCTGCATCCAGCCAACAAAGTGCCAGGGTTCCTCCAAGTCCtgccccaccaccaccaccaccctcCGCTTCTTCTGCAGGCTCTGCTTCTGCTGCCGCCGTGCCTACACCTGCACCAGCTGCTCTGCCATTCACA TCAAGCAGCGTGACATTTCTTAGGACTCTACAGTCAAACTTACAGCATGTGTTGATATACGAGAGCCCTGAATTGCAGCAGAAGGCTCTGAACTGCATACCTCATGAACTGCTCAGGACCAGGGCTAAAGAACGCTTGAAACAAGCCAAGGATGCAGATCCAG CATGTACTCTAGGTGAGGAGGACATGTTAGTTCTCGATCTGTTGCAGTGGTTCAAAGGGGACTTCTTTTCCTGGGTGGACAATCTGCCATGCAGCCGATGTGGAGGTGCAACCCAGCCTTCTGGACCCCTCCCCCCCTCAAGTGATGACCTACGCTGGGACGCTGGTCGTGTAGAGAACCACTTCTGTCACACCTGCCAGCTCTCCACTAGATTCCCAAG GTACAATCACCCAGAGAAGCTTCTGGAGACCAGGAAAGGGCGTTGTGGGGAATGGGCCAACTGTTTCACGCTGCTCTGCCGAGCTTTAGGCCTCGAGGCCAGATATATCTGGGACAGCACGG ATCACGTGTGGACTGAGGTGTACTCTCAGTCACAGCAACGCTGGCTACACTGTGACCCTTGTGAGAACACGTGCGATAAACCACTCCTGTATGAAGTCGGCTGGGGGAAGAAACTCTCCTACATCCTGGCATTCTCTAAGGACCAGGTTGTGGATGTGACATGGAGGTACTCCTGTAAACACCCAGAGGTCCTTTCCAGACGCACACAGGTACAGGAGATATGGCTGCTTCATAAGCTTAACGGTCTCAACGCTACG AGGCAGCGGTCTCTAGGAGCAGAGAGGAAGCAGCAGCTGTTGCAAAGACTCCTGGTCGAGCTGGTGGAGTTTATTTCTCCCAAAACGTCTAAATCTGGAGAGCTGGGAGGTCGCATCTCAGGATCTCTGGCTTGGAGGGTGGCTCGAGGGGAGTCTGGAGCAAGAAACACTGAAGTG GATGCACAGGAATGTGTCTTCATTCCTACAGAATCTGAAAAGGAAAAGAAGTTGTTCCACATTTCCTACAATGTAATCAAAAACTGTTACTTCAGACAGAGCAATGGCCAAGAGACTATCCCAGGATGGCAGAGAGGTGCTTGGAGGACAGAAAATATGTTCAGGAAAGAAGAGCAAGACTGGCAGATG GTGTATTTGGCACGAACAGAGGGCTCTTCCTCCGGGAGGATAAGCTGGAAGTTTAACTGCGCTCCAGTAGGGATGAAGATAAAGTCTGCTTCGGTCCGAGCCTTCAGCCAGACCTTCCATTCAGGCAGCATTCGCTGGAGTTTACGATCCGCCGAGACCACCATAGAGTTCCCTGGAG ATGGTGAACTGCACTCCTCTTCAAGCCTGTCCGGAGGCAAAGAGCTGATCGTGGAGGCGGAGCTCACAGGAGGAGAGGGTGAAGTGTCATGGCAACACGCTCAGCTCTTCAGGCAGAGTTTAAAAGACACCGAgaaagttttatttgaaattttggtTGAAATGGAAGAGTCTTAG
- the LOC113062241 gene encoding thioredoxin-like protein 4A, with product MSYMLPHLHNGWQVDQAILSEEDRVIVIRFGHDWDPTCMKMDEVLYSIAEKVKNFAVIYLVDITEVPDFNKMYELYDPCTVMFFFRNKHIMIDLGTGNNNKINWTMEDKQEMIDIVETVYRGARKGRGLVVSPKDYSTKYRY from the exons ATGTCGTACATGCTCCCTCACCTTCACAATGGCTGGCAAGTGGACCAGGCTATTTTATCAGAGGAAGACCGTGTGATAGTTATACGATTCGGCCACGATTGGGACCCTACGTGCATGAAAATGGATGAAGTGCTGTACAGCATCGCCGAAAAG GTGAAGAATTTTGCAGTCATTTATCTTGTGGACATCACAGAAGTGCCAGATTTCAACAAGATGTACGAGTTGTATGATCCTTGCACAGTCATGTTCTTTTTCAG GAACAAGCATATCATGATTGATCTTGGCACTGGTAACAACAACAAGATCAACTGGACCATGGAAGACAAGCAAGAGATGATAGACATTGTTGAGACCGTCTACAGGGGGGCGAGAAAAGGACGGGGTCTCGTAGTGTCCCCTAAAGATTACTCAACAAAATACAGATACTGA
- the LOC113062242 gene encoding activity-dependent neuroprotector homeobox protein 2-like, with product MYQFPVRGLEKIRRTRRKVKNILGEFGLEECLSLGQELQEYYPGDNVFDATDWCSLSDGFDGRWKKKWEYRTRGLCCTLCEFSARSWHAYKTHIQRCHDEEERLCKLAACTSCPFIAPPRVVSRHLKLFHVEETKFPFETPTVPQLPPKAVNGTTFQCRRCHIQDTLLYSVKKHVLLYHYTSTLNKYAGQRSERELVALGDRSQKFYCKKCYVSAETSEHLLYHLLTSEKHKELDVHIRALIFETESKKPYPALAPKTQSTPAVLMMKDQPGMPTTLATGGVTGPENGGSAVIATPGTSQSLFSTQASALLQLASAEAKGLLKPGVPLSFQNTQIARPAMPPAPSGIPPNQVSVRVGLPSQSPLQPVSRQIVLPPGVRLNVPAVRPQAPQSLTANPRMPLNQPASGGTMLTSQSLLSHLIPTGNKVDGLPTYTLAPLQVLSVQGNNSQGVSKPPLPASQNNLPVHQNKQNNSLQAPKQTKKWITCPICNELFPSDIYESHPQVHKEAAKMPKIGLAARAPFLKKMPDKTVKCLTCKILISEKGVFEHLLHGMNCLFCSGLFYSIKQLVDHIQREHNVNQKSNCDFMRREYRLYTDDSGNLLFPYFDIRTTAPKLVMGEKEINLALVTGSLDLIFVKMLPNNPLAVSKLSTPCNVPTPQPDSTECPFCSEKLLNKECYQMHLKEKHFIVPTLHAILKTPSYRCLYCGGVYTGKTTTKAIIVHLAKCRSAPKSLKDSDKLNLGLAVTPRGNRSVVSYPAHPKQITGPTPTAVQASVPAILPPETEAEVQSKLRLEIAFREAMEANKREREERLARKRKLERDRLAGLTIPSPEAVVDPSVQLALDPTGMELSSFEERREFVNKYFNTQPYPLKKEILALSSRLMINKTDIACQISSKRTRCMKNMQKTKAVVLLGFNMAELMKLKHNLHIPEIEPEKLITVPDTEMEDLQE from the exons ATGTACCAGTTTCCAGTCAGAGGGTTGGAGAAGATCCGCAGAACAAGGCGAAAAGTGAAAAACATTCTTGGAGAGTTTGGGCTTGAAGAATGTCTTAGTTTGGGCCAG gaactCCAGGAATATTACCCCGGAGACAATGTTTTTGATGCCACAGACTGGTGCAGTTTATCTGATGGGTTTGATGGCCGGTGGAAAAagaag TGGGAATATCGGACACGAGGATTATGCTGCACCTTATGTGAGTTCTCTGCAAGATCCTGGCATGCCTACAAAACCCATATTCAGCGCTGCCATGATGAAGAAGAGCGTTTGTGCAAGCTTGCAGCTTGTACTTCTTGCCCATTCATAGCCCCCCCCAGAGTGGTCTCCAGGCACCTCAAATTGTTCCATGTTGAGGAAACAAAGTTTCCCTTCGAAACTCCGACTGTCCCACAGCTGCCTCCAAAGGCTGTAAACGGCACCACGTTTCAGTGCCGAAGATGCCATATACAAGATACTCTCTTGTATAGTGTGAAAAAGCATGTTCTTCTTTATCACTACACTTCCACTTTGAATAAATACGCTGGGCAGAGATCAGAGCGGGAACTTGTGGCCCTAGGAGACAGGTCTCAGAAATTCTACTGCAAAAAGTGTTATGTATCAGCGGAGACATCCGAACACTTGCTGTATCATCTCCTAACCTCAGAAAAGCACAAGGAACTTGATGTTCATATCAGAGCTCTAATTTTTGAAACAGAAAGTAAGAAACCGTACCCTGCTCTAGCACCGAAAACGCAAAGCACTCCTGCTGTCTTGATGATGAAAGATCAGCCAGGGATGCCCACCACACTGGCCACTGGTGGAGTTACAGGACCAGAAAATGGTGGTTCTGCAGTCATTGCTACCCCTGGAACCAGCCAGTCGTTATTCTCAACTCAAGCTTCTGCTCTGCTTCAGCTTGCAAGCGCTGAGGCGAAGGGTTTACTAAAGCCTGGAGTCCCACTGTCCTTTCAGAACACCCAAATTGCCAGACCTGCCATGCCTCCTGCTCCTAGCGGCATTCCTCCCAATCAGGTGTCCGTCAGAGTAGGCCTACCTAGTCAGTCACCTCTGCAACCAGTTTCCCGCCAAATTGTCTTACCACCAGGTGTGCGCCTCAATGTACCTGCTGTTAGGCCACAGGCACCTCAGTCCCTCACTGCAAATCCAAGAATGCCCCTAAATCAACCTGCTTCTGGAGGCACCATGTTAACCTCTCAATCCCTTCTGAGCCATTTGATCCCCACTGGCAACAAAGTCGACGGCTTGCCCACCTACACTCTTGCACCTTTGCAGGTCCTGTCAGTCCAAGGAAATAACTCCCAAGGAGTCAGCAAGCCACCCTTGCCTGCATCCCAGAACAACCTACCTgttcatcaaaacaaacaaaacaactctTTGCAAGCCCCTAAGCAAACCAAGAAGTGGATCACGTGTCCTATTTGTAATGAGCTTTTCCCATCTGATATCTATGAGTCCCATCCACAGGTTCACAAAGAGGCAGCTAAAATGCCCAAGATCGGTCTAGCTGCTCGTGCTCCATTTTTGAAAAAGATGCCAGACAAGACGGTGAAATGCCTGACTTGTAAAATCTTGATTTCAGAAAAGGGAGTCTTTGAACACCTGCTTCATGGCATGAACTGCTTGTTCTGTTCGGGGCTCTTTTACTCAATCAAGCAGCTTGTCGACCATATCCAGAGGGAACATAATGTGAACCAAAAGAGCAACTGTGACTTCATGAGGCGTGAATACCGACTCTATACTGATGATTCGGGGAATCTGCTTTTCCCTTATTTCGACATCAGGACCACGGCTCCTAAACTAGTCATGGGTGAAAAGGAGATCAATCTTGCATTGGTCACAGGCTCCCTCGATCTGATCTTTGTGAAGATGTTGCCCAACAATCCTCTGGCTGTTAGCAAGCTGTCCACACCATGCAATGTGCCCACACCCCAGCCTGACAGCACAGAGTGCCCCTTCTGCTCAGAGAAGCTTCTGAACAAGGAATGTTATCAAATGCACCTCAAAGAGAAGCATTTCATTGTGCCCACTCTGCATGCTATACTTAAAACTCCATCGTACAGATGCCTCTACTGTGGTGGTGTGTACACTGGGAAAACCACTACCAAGGCCATCATTGTCCACTTGGCTAAATGTCGCAGTGCACCGAAGAGTCTCAAGGATAGTGATAAATTGAATTTAGGATTAGCTGTTACTCCTAGAGGAAACCGATCAGTTGTATCATACCCAGCTCATCCAAAACAAATCACTGGTCCAACCCCGACTGCAGTTCAAGCTTCTGTTCCTGCCATTCTTCCACCAGAAACAGAAGCAGAAGTGCAGAGCAAGCTGCGCCTTGAAATAGCCTTCAGAGAAGCTATGGAGGCAAATAAGAGAGAGCGGGAGGAACGTTTGGCAAGGAAGAGAAAACTTGAGCGAGACAGGTTGGCTGGTCTGACTATCCCCTCACCTGAAGCAGTAGTCGATCCTTCCGTACAATTAGCATTGGATCCTACTGGAATGGAGTTGAGCTCTTTTGAAGAACGTCGTGAGTTTGTCAATAAGTACTTTAATACACAGCCTTACCCGCTCAAGAAGGAGATTCTTGCCCTGAGTAGCCGCTTGATGATTAACAAAACTGACATTGCTTGCCAGATTAGCTCAAAGCGTACCAGATGTATGAAGAACATGCAGAAAACTAAGGCTGTGGTACTTTTAGGCTTCAATATGGCAGAGCTGATGAAATTAAAGCATAATCTCCACATCCCAGAGATTGAGCCAGAGAAGTTGATCACCGTGCCAGACACAGAGATGGAGGACCTCCAGGAGTAA
- the LOC113062246 gene encoding peptide-N(4)-(N-acetyl-beta-glucosaminyl)asparagine amidase isoform X1 has product MSGSQGVTALCENPTEVFLDVSKLLITYADNILRNPNEDKYRSIRIGNPTFSTKLLPVKGAVECLFEMGFEEAETHLVFPKSASVERLKQVRETIASERDQRLGASKAASSQQSARVPPSPAPPPPPPSASSAGSASAAAVPTPAPAALPFTSSSVTFLRTLQSNLQHVLIYESPELQQKALNCIPHELLRTRAKERLKQAKDADPACTLGEEDMLVLDLLQWFKGDFFSWVDNLPCSRCGGATQPSGPLPPSSDDLRWDAGRVENHFCHTCQLSTRFPRYNHPEKLLETRKGRCGEWANCFTLLCRALGLEARYIWDSTDHVWTEVYSQSQQRWLHCDPCENTCDKPLLYEVGWGKKLSYILAFSKDQVVDVTWRYSCKHPEVLSRRTQVQEIWLLHKLNGLNATRQRSLGAERKQQLLQRLLVELVEFISPKTSKSGELGGRISGSLAWRVARGESGARNTEVDAQECVFIPTESEKEKKLFHISYNVIKNCYFRQSNGQETIPGWQRGAWRTENMFRKEEQDWQMVYLARTEGSSSGRISWKFNCAPVGMKIKSASVRAFSQTFHSGSIRWSLRSAETTIEFPGDGELHSSSSLSGGKELIVEAELTGGEGEVSWQHAQLFRQSLKDTEKVLFEILVEMEES; this is encoded by the exons ATGTCTGGGTCTCAAGGAGTCACTGCTTTGTGTGAAAATCCCACTGAAGTGTTTCTAGATGTTTCTAAATTGCTCATTACATACGCGGACAATATTCTTAG AAACCCAAATGAGGATAAATACAGATCAATCCGTATCGGAAACCCAACATTTTCCACGAAGCTTCTGCCTGTCAAAGGAGCAGTTGAATGTCTCTTTGAGATGGGATTTGAGGAG GCTGAAACCCACCTGGTGTTTCCTAAGTCTGCATCTGTGGAGAGGCTGAAGCAGGTGCGGGAGACAATTGCATCTGAAAGGGACCAGAGACTTGGTGCGAGTAAAGCTGCATCCAGCCAACAAAGTGCCAGGGTTCCTCCAAGTCCtgccccaccaccaccaccaccctcCGCTTCTTCTGCAGGCTCTGCTTCTGCTGCCGCCGTGCCTACACCTGCACCAGCTGCTCTGCCATTCACA TCAAGCAGCGTGACATTTCTTAGGACTCTACAGTCAAACTTACAGCATGTGTTGATATACGAGAGCCCTGAATTGCAGCAGAAGGCTCTGAACTGCATACCTCATGAACTGCTCAGGACCAGGGCTAAAGAACGCTTGAAACAAGCCAAGGATGCAGATCCAG CATGTACTCTAGGTGAGGAGGACATGTTAGTTCTCGATCTGTTGCAGTGGTTCAAAGGGGACTTCTTTTCCTGGGTGGACAATCTGCCATGCAGCCGATGTGGAGGTGCAACCCAGCCTTCTGGACCCCTCCCCCCCTCAAGTGATGACCTACGCTGGGACGCTGGTCGTGTAGAGAACCACTTCTGTCACACCTGCCAGCTCTCCACTAGATTCCCAAG GTACAATCACCCAGAGAAGCTTCTGGAGACCAGGAAAGGGCGTTGTGGGGAATGGGCCAACTGTTTCACGCTGCTCTGCCGAGCTTTAGGCCTCGAGGCCAGATATATCTGGGACAGCACGG ATCACGTGTGGACTGAGGTGTACTCTCAGTCACAGCAACGCTGGCTACACTGTGACCCTTGTGAGAACACGTGCGATAAACCACTCCTGTATGAAGTCGGCTGGGGGAAGAAACTCTCCTACATCCTGGCATTCTCTAAGGACCAGGTTGTGGATGTGACATGGAGGTACTCCTGTAAACACCCAGAGGTCCTTTCCAGACGCACACAGGTACAGGAGATATGGCTGCTTCATAAGCTTAACGGTCTCAACGCTACG AGGCAGCGGTCTCTAGGAGCAGAGAGGAAGCAGCAGCTGTTGCAAAGACTCCTGGTCGAGCTGGTGGAGTTTATTTCTCCCAAAACGTCTAAATCTGGAGAGCTGGGAGGTCGCATCTCAGGATCTCTGGCTTGGAGGGTGGCTCGAGGGGAGTCTGGAGCAAGAAACACTGAAGTG GATGCACAGGAATGTGTCTTCATTCCTACAGAATCTGAAAAGGAAAAGAAGTTGTTCCACATTTCCTACAATGTAATCAAAAACTGTTACTTCAGACAGAGCAATGGCCAAGAGACTATCCCAGGATGGCAGAGAGGTGCTTGGAGGACAGAAAATATGTTCAGGAAAGAAGAGCAAGACTGGCAGATG GTGTATTTGGCACGAACAGAGGGCTCTTCCTCCGGGAGGATAAGCTGGAAGTTTAACTGCGCTCCAGTAGGGATGAAGATAAAGTCTGCTTCGGTCCGAGCCTTCAGCCAGACCTTCCATTCAGGCAGCATTCGCTGGAGTTTACGATCCGCCGAGACCACCATAGAGTTCCCTGGAG ATGGTGAACTGCACTCCTCTTCAAGCCTGTCCGGAGGCAAAGAGCTGATCGTGGAGGCGGAGCTCACAGGAGGAGAGGGTGAAGTGTCATGGCAACACGCTCAGCTCTTCAGGCAGAGTTTAAAAGACACCGAgaaagttttatttgaaattttggtTGAAATGGAAGAGTCTTAG
- the LOC113062244 gene encoding nuclear transport factor 2-like: protein MAEKPIWEQIGSGFVQHYYQQFDTDRVKLSDLYTDASCLTWEGEGFQGKTAIMTKLTSLPFQSIQHSITAQDHHPTPDSCVMSMVMGQLKADQDQVMGFQQVFLLKNVDNKWVCTNDMFRLALHNFGA from the exons ATGGCAGAAAAACCAATATGGGAGCAAATCGGCAGTGGATTCGTGCAACACTATTATCAGCAGTTTGATACAGACCGCGTGAAGCTCTCTGATCTGTAT ACCGATGCTTCCTGTTTGACATGGGAAGGAGAGGGGTTTCAAGGGAAGACCGCAATCATGACCAAACTAACT AGCCTTCCCTTTCAGTCCATTCAGCACAGCATCACCGCTCAGGACCATCACCCCACTCCAGACAGCTGTGTCATGAGTATGGTGATGGGCCAGCTCAAa GCTGATCAAGACCAAGTTATGGGCTTTCAGCAAGTCTTCTTGCTGAAGAATGTAGATAACAAATGGGTCTGCACCAATGACATGTTCCGATTAGCTCTTCATAACTTTGGAGCATAG
- the LOC113062240 gene encoding cytosolic non-specific dipeptidase-like, which yields MSYLPTLFKYVEEHQDDYVERLSQWVAVQSVSAWPEKRGEIKKMMEIAAKDIERLGGTVEMVDIGMQKLPGGEEIPLPPIVLGRLGSDPGKKTVCIYGHLDVQPANTEDGWDSPPFTLVEKDGKMYGRGSTDDKGPVLAWFNIIEAYQKIGQELPINIKFCFEGMEESGSEGLDELVFSRKDTFFKDVNYICISDNYWLGKTKPCITYGLRGVCYFYVEVECCDKDLHSGVFGGSVHEAMTDLIALMGSLVDNKGKILIPGLYDQVAKLTDEEKKLYEKIEFDMEEYARDIGAGKLLHDTKEQILMHRWRYPSLSLHGIEGAFSETGAKTVIPRKVNGKFSIRLVPDMDPKVVEKQVITHVEKKFAELQSPNKLKVYMGHGARAWVSDFNHPHYMAGRKAMKTVFGVEPDLTREGCSIPVTLTFQEATGQNVMLLPVGSSDDGAHSQNEKLNRSNYIQGTKMLGAYFYEVSQLS from the exons ATGTCTTACCTTCCAACTCTCTTTAAATACGTCGAGGAGCACCAGGACGACTATGTGGAG CGCCTGTCACAATGGGTTGCTgtacagagtgtgtctgcctggCCAGAGAAACGAGGAGAAATAAAGAAGATGATGGAGATAGCAGCCAAAGACATTGAGAGACTGGGAGGAACTGTGGAGATGGTTGACATTGGCATGCAGaag ttGCCAGGTGGTGAAGAGATCCCTCTTCCTCCAATAGTTCTGGGCAGACTTGGCTCAGACCCAGGCAAGAAGACAGTGTGTATTTATGGGCACTTGGATGTGCAGCCAGCCAACACTGAGGATGGCTGGGACTCACCGCCCTTCACCCTGGTGGAGAAAGACG gTAAAATGTACGGACGTGGATCTACTGATGATAAAGGCCCTGTATTAGCCTGGTTCAACATCATTGAGGCCTATCAGAAGATAGGACAG GAACTGCCCATCAATATAAAGTTCTGCTTTGAGGGAATGGAGGAGTCTGGATCAGAAGGATTGGACGAGCTGGTTTTCTCTCGCAAAGATACTTTCTTTAAGGATGTGAACTATATCTGCATTTCTGATAACTACTGGCTTGGGAAGACCAAGCCCTGCATTACCTACGGCCTGAGAGGAGTCTGCTACTTCTACGTTGAG GTGGAATGCTGTGATAAAGATCTTCACTCTGGAGTGTTTGGAGGATCTGTTCATGAGGCCATGACTGACCTCATAGCTCTGATGG ggtCTTTGGTGGATAACAAAGGGAAAATTTTAATACCAGGGTTATATGACCAGGTGGCTAAATTGACTGATGAAGAGAAGAAGCTCTACGAAAAGATCGAGTTTGACATGGAAGAATATGCCAGAGATATTGGAGCTGGCAAACTGCTTCATGACACAAAG GAGCAAATTCTGATGCATCGTTGGAGATACCCATCCCTGTCTCTGCATGGCATAGAGGGAGCGTTCTCTGAGACAGGAGCCAAAACGGTCATTCCCCGCAAGGTCAATGGCAAGTTCTCTATCCGCCTGGTCCCTGACATGGATCCGAAAGTGGTGGAGAAACAg GTAATTACCCATGTAGAGAAGAAATTCGCCGAACTGCAAAGTCCCAACAAACTGAAAGTGTACATGGGACATGGAGCCAGGGCCTGGGTGTCTGACTTTAACCATCCTCACTACATGGCTGGCAGAAAGGCCATGAAGACTG TGTTTGGTGTGGAGCCTGACCTCACCCGTGAGGGATGTAGTATCCCTGTGACTCTGACCTTCCAGGAAGCAACCGGCCAGAATGTCATGCTGCTGCCTGTCGGTTCCTCTGACGACGGAGCTCACTCACAGAATGAGAAACTCAACAG ATCCAACTATATTCAGGGCACCAAGATGTTGGGAGCTTACTTCTATGAAGTATCTCAGCTTAGCTAA
- the LOC113062246 gene encoding peptide-N(4)-(N-acetyl-beta-glucosaminyl)asparagine amidase isoform X3 — translation MGFEEAETHLVFPKSASVERLKQVRETIASERDQRLGASKAASSQQSARVPPSPAPPPPPPSASSAGSASAAAVPTPAPAALPFTSSSVTFLRTLQSNLQHVLIYESPELQQKALNCIPHELLRTRAKERLKQAKDADPACTLGEEDMLVLDLLQWFKGDFFSWVDNLPCSRCGGATQPSGPLPPSSDDLRWDAGRVENHFCHTCQLSTRFPRYNHPEKLLETRKGRCGEWANCFTLLCRALGLEARYIWDSTDHVWTEVYSQSQQRWLHCDPCENTCDKPLLYEVGWGKKLSYILAFSKDQVVDVTWRYSCKHPEVLSRRTQVQEIWLLHKLNGLNATRQRSLGAERKQQLLQRLLVELVEFISPKTSKSGELGGRISGSLAWRVARGESGARNTEVDAQECVFIPTESEKEKKLFHISYNVIKNCYFRQSNGQETIPGWQRGAWRTENMFRKEEQDWQMVYLARTEGSSSGRISWKFNCAPVGMKIKSASVRAFSQTFHSGSIRWSLRSAETTIEFPGDGELHSSSSLSGGKELIVEAELTGGEGEVSWQHAQLFRQSLKDTEKVLFEILVEMEES, via the exons ATGGGATTTGAGGAG GCTGAAACCCACCTGGTGTTTCCTAAGTCTGCATCTGTGGAGAGGCTGAAGCAGGTGCGGGAGACAATTGCATCTGAAAGGGACCAGAGACTTGGTGCGAGTAAAGCTGCATCCAGCCAACAAAGTGCCAGGGTTCCTCCAAGTCCtgccccaccaccaccaccaccctcCGCTTCTTCTGCAGGCTCTGCTTCTGCTGCCGCCGTGCCTACACCTGCACCAGCTGCTCTGCCATTCACA TCAAGCAGCGTGACATTTCTTAGGACTCTACAGTCAAACTTACAGCATGTGTTGATATACGAGAGCCCTGAATTGCAGCAGAAGGCTCTGAACTGCATACCTCATGAACTGCTCAGGACCAGGGCTAAAGAACGCTTGAAACAAGCCAAGGATGCAGATCCAG CATGTACTCTAGGTGAGGAGGACATGTTAGTTCTCGATCTGTTGCAGTGGTTCAAAGGGGACTTCTTTTCCTGGGTGGACAATCTGCCATGCAGCCGATGTGGAGGTGCAACCCAGCCTTCTGGACCCCTCCCCCCCTCAAGTGATGACCTACGCTGGGACGCTGGTCGTGTAGAGAACCACTTCTGTCACACCTGCCAGCTCTCCACTAGATTCCCAAG GTACAATCACCCAGAGAAGCTTCTGGAGACCAGGAAAGGGCGTTGTGGGGAATGGGCCAACTGTTTCACGCTGCTCTGCCGAGCTTTAGGCCTCGAGGCCAGATATATCTGGGACAGCACGG ATCACGTGTGGACTGAGGTGTACTCTCAGTCACAGCAACGCTGGCTACACTGTGACCCTTGTGAGAACACGTGCGATAAACCACTCCTGTATGAAGTCGGCTGGGGGAAGAAACTCTCCTACATCCTGGCATTCTCTAAGGACCAGGTTGTGGATGTGACATGGAGGTACTCCTGTAAACACCCAGAGGTCCTTTCCAGACGCACACAGGTACAGGAGATATGGCTGCTTCATAAGCTTAACGGTCTCAACGCTACG AGGCAGCGGTCTCTAGGAGCAGAGAGGAAGCAGCAGCTGTTGCAAAGACTCCTGGTCGAGCTGGTGGAGTTTATTTCTCCCAAAACGTCTAAATCTGGAGAGCTGGGAGGTCGCATCTCAGGATCTCTGGCTTGGAGGGTGGCTCGAGGGGAGTCTGGAGCAAGAAACACTGAAGTG GATGCACAGGAATGTGTCTTCATTCCTACAGAATCTGAAAAGGAAAAGAAGTTGTTCCACATTTCCTACAATGTAATCAAAAACTGTTACTTCAGACAGAGCAATGGCCAAGAGACTATCCCAGGATGGCAGAGAGGTGCTTGGAGGACAGAAAATATGTTCAGGAAAGAAGAGCAAGACTGGCAGATG GTGTATTTGGCACGAACAGAGGGCTCTTCCTCCGGGAGGATAAGCTGGAAGTTTAACTGCGCTCCAGTAGGGATGAAGATAAAGTCTGCTTCGGTCCGAGCCTTCAGCCAGACCTTCCATTCAGGCAGCATTCGCTGGAGTTTACGATCCGCCGAGACCACCATAGAGTTCCCTGGAG ATGGTGAACTGCACTCCTCTTCAAGCCTGTCCGGAGGCAAAGAGCTGATCGTGGAGGCGGAGCTCACAGGAGGAGAGGGTGAAGTGTCATGGCAACACGCTCAGCTCTTCAGGCAGAGTTTAAAAGACACCGAgaaagttttatttgaaattttggtTGAAATGGAAGAGTCTTAG